One Terriglobales bacterium genomic region harbors:
- a CDS encoding DUF4442 domain-containing protein produces MKKALKRHMRMLMNLWPPFLGAGIRVKRLQPDWKEIAVEMKLRRLNSNYVGTHYGGSLYSMTDPFFMLMLIENLGRDYIVWDKSASIRFRKPGKGKVSAIFHLSGEQIEEIRQALKTEEKIERTFMVEVKDESGAVIAEVQKLLHVRKKDQISS; encoded by the coding sequence GTGAAGAAAGCCTTGAAACGCCACATGCGAATGCTAATGAATCTTTGGCCGCCCTTTCTGGGCGCGGGGATCAGGGTAAAGCGCCTGCAGCCCGACTGGAAAGAGATTGCGGTGGAAATGAAGCTCCGTCGCTTGAACTCGAATTACGTTGGCACCCACTATGGAGGCTCGCTGTATTCCATGACCGATCCGTTTTTCATGCTTATGCTGATCGAGAATTTGGGGCGGGACTACATCGTTTGGGACAAGTCCGCCAGCATCCGCTTCCGCAAGCCCGGTAAAGGCAAAGTTTCCGCCATTTTCCACTTGTCCGGCGAGCAGATCGAAGAGATCAGGCAGGCACTGAAAACCGAAGAGAAGATAGAACGAACGTTCATGGTTGAGGTCAAAGATGAATCCGGCGCCGTTATCGCAGAGGTCCAGAAGCTGCTGCACGTCCGAAAGAAGGATCAAATATCAAGCTGA
- the eno gene encoding phosphopyruvate hydratase → MATSIISIHGREILDSRGNPTVEAEVRLSDGTLGRAAVPSGASTGEHEAVELRDNDKKRYLGKGVLKAVENIETEIANALGGFDATDQRALDAEMISLDGTENKARLGANALLAVSMAAARAAAASLGMPLYRYIGGVNARTLPVPMMNILNGGAHADNNVDFQEFMVMPVGAPSFSEALRWGAEIFHTLKGVLKKRGYNTGVGDEGGFAPSVKSNVEAIELVVEAIQAAGFTPGKQVAIALDPAASEFFKDGKYIFKKSDKSEYSSEQMVRYWSDWVSKYPIVSIEDGLAEDDWAGWKLLTHEIGGKIQLVGDDLFVTNTDRLARGIEEDVANSILIKVNQIGTVSETLDAIEMARRNGYTSVASHRSGETEDTFIADLAVGAGTGQIKTGSASRTDRVAKYNQLLRIEEELGNAVRFPGLAALNCNGDLASQAGA, encoded by the coding sequence ATGGCCACTTCCATCATAAGCATTCATGGCCGCGAGATTCTTGATTCACGCGGCAATCCTACAGTAGAGGCGGAAGTTCGCCTGAGCGACGGAACTTTAGGACGCGCCGCCGTTCCCAGCGGAGCCTCTACCGGCGAACACGAAGCGGTTGAGCTACGCGACAACGATAAAAAGCGTTATCTGGGCAAGGGTGTGCTCAAGGCGGTGGAGAATATTGAAACGGAGATCGCCAACGCGCTCGGCGGCTTCGACGCCACCGACCAGCGCGCCCTCGATGCAGAGATGATCTCGCTCGACGGCACCGAAAACAAAGCCCGCCTGGGTGCCAACGCTCTGCTGGCAGTTTCCATGGCCGCAGCCCGTGCCGCTGCTGCATCGTTGGGAATGCCGCTCTACCGTTATATCGGTGGAGTCAATGCGCGCACTCTGCCCGTTCCTATGATGAACATTCTGAACGGCGGGGCGCATGCCGATAACAACGTTGATTTTCAGGAATTCATGGTCATGCCCGTGGGCGCTCCTTCGTTTTCTGAGGCGCTGCGCTGGGGCGCGGAAATCTTCCATACCCTGAAAGGCGTGCTCAAGAAGCGCGGATACAATACCGGCGTGGGCGATGAAGGCGGATTCGCTCCCTCGGTGAAGTCGAACGTAGAAGCGATTGAGCTAGTTGTGGAAGCAATTCAGGCGGCAGGTTTCACACCTGGCAAGCAGGTGGCGATTGCGCTCGACCCCGCGGCTAGCGAATTCTTCAAAGACGGCAAATATATTTTCAAAAAGTCGGATAAGAGTGAGTACAGCTCCGAGCAGATGGTTCGCTACTGGTCCGATTGGGTAAGCAAATATCCCATTGTCTCTATCGAAGACGGACTGGCTGAAGATGATTGGGCCGGCTGGAAGTTGCTGACTCACGAAATCGGCGGCAAGATTCAGCTCGTAGGCGATGATCTGTTTGTCACCAACACTGACCGCCTGGCCCGGGGTATCGAAGAGGATGTTGCCAATTCCATTTTGATCAAGGTCAACCAGATCGGCACCGTGAGCGAGACCCTGGATGCCATCGAGATGGCCCGCCGCAACGGATACACCTCTGTCGCCTCGCACCGCTCCGGCGAAACCGAAGATACGTTTATCGCCGATCTTGCCGTCGGTGCCGGCACCGGACAGATCAAGACCGGCTCTGCCTCACGCACCGACCGCGTCGCCAAGTACAACCAATTGCTCCGCATTGAAGAAGAGTTGGGCAATGCCGTCAGGTTCCCCGGCTTGGCAGCGCTGAACTGCAACGGCGATCTCGCCTCTCAAGCAGGAGCTTAG
- a CDS encoding DMT family transporter — protein sequence MAPTQFASVGLSLASAASWGVGDFSGGIAAKRTSVFGLVVAAHSTGFLLVLALALLKHEAIPDRHSLLWAIAGGLLGSIGLAAFYRALAVGKMGINAPVAAVITAALPVAIGILLQGRPGKLQLLGFVIAIIGIVFVSKPESLHERPVGIGLAVIAGLGFGGFLTCMKLASASAVLWPLCTARLASALLMCVFCLFTRESCLPPARLLPLAALTGILDTLGNGFFMMATQVGRLDVAAVLSSLYPVVTVILARSILKERMNRIQTAGMWVVLVAIPFIAA from the coding sequence TTGGCTCCAACGCAATTCGCTTCAGTAGGTCTCAGTCTCGCCTCCGCCGCCTCCTGGGGAGTAGGAGATTTTAGCGGTGGCATCGCCGCCAAGCGCACCAGTGTCTTTGGTCTCGTCGTGGCTGCGCATAGTACGGGCTTCCTTTTGGTGCTTGCGCTGGCCTTGCTGAAGCACGAGGCCATACCCGATCGTCATTCGCTCCTGTGGGCCATCGCCGGAGGCCTCCTTGGCAGCATCGGCCTCGCCGCCTTTTACCGCGCGCTCGCAGTGGGGAAAATGGGAATCAACGCTCCCGTGGCGGCGGTCATTACGGCCGCGCTTCCGGTTGCAATTGGAATTCTGCTGCAAGGCAGACCCGGCAAACTCCAGCTCTTGGGGTTTGTGATTGCCATCATTGGCATTGTGTTTGTCTCTAAGCCAGAAAGTCTGCATGAGCGTCCCGTGGGCATCGGTCTTGCTGTGATCGCTGGCTTAGGCTTTGGCGGATTTCTCACCTGCATGAAGCTGGCCAGCGCTTCGGCCGTGCTTTGGCCTCTGTGTACGGCGCGTCTTGCCTCTGCACTTCTGATGTGCGTGTTTTGTCTTTTCACTCGCGAGTCGTGTCTTCCGCCGGCCAGGCTCCTGCCCCTCGCCGCCCTTACTGGAATTCTGGATACCCTGGGCAACGGCTTCTTCATGATGGCCACGCAAGTCGGCAGGCTCGATGTCGCCGCCGTGCTTTCATCGTTGTATCCCGTGGTCACTGTGATCCTGGCGCGTTCTATTTTGAAGGAGCGGATGAATCGCATTCAAACTGCAGGTATGTGGGTTGTGCTGGTGGCAATCCCGTTCATCGCAGCTTAG
- a CDS encoding XdhC/CoxI family protein, protein MIDIYEEIVKLRREGRKAALATIINVRGSIPSFQSAKMLVRDDGSIMGTVGGGCVEAEVWQAAREVIEKERPTTLTFNLNHDPKYDTGLVCGGTLEIYVEPVLPTALLYLFGAGHVAVNVYKIALQAGFDVIVIDDRESYANRERFPEAREIHAEDFEKVCAQFIPNEGDFMVIATRGHRDDMRVLRWAVETPIRYLGMIGSQRKWIAICDELEREGIAREKLDRVHSPVGLDIGAITPEEIAVAIVAEMIAIRRHAEAGVKRKRVERKVIGT, encoded by the coding sequence GTGATCGATATCTACGAAGAGATCGTCAAGCTGAGGCGCGAGGGGCGCAAAGCTGCGCTGGCCACTATTATCAACGTGCGCGGCTCGATTCCCTCTTTCCAGTCGGCCAAGATGCTGGTGCGCGATGATGGCTCGATAATGGGAACGGTAGGCGGTGGCTGCGTCGAGGCCGAGGTCTGGCAGGCGGCGCGCGAGGTCATCGAAAAAGAACGTCCGACCACTCTTACATTTAATCTGAATCACGACCCGAAATACGACACCGGGCTGGTGTGCGGCGGGACGCTGGAAATTTATGTCGAGCCGGTGCTGCCGACTGCGTTGCTCTACCTGTTTGGGGCGGGCCACGTCGCGGTGAATGTTTACAAGATCGCGCTGCAGGCGGGATTTGACGTTATTGTGATTGACGACCGTGAATCCTATGCCAATCGCGAGCGCTTTCCTGAGGCCCGCGAGATCCATGCCGAGGATTTTGAGAAAGTTTGCGCCCAGTTTATCCCCAACGAAGGCGACTTTATGGTCATCGCCACGCGCGGACACCGCGATGACATGCGCGTGCTGCGCTGGGCGGTGGAGACCCCTATCCGCTACCTGGGCATGATCGGCTCGCAGCGCAAGTGGATTGCGATTTGCGACGAGCTGGAACGCGAAGGCATTGCCCGCGAAAAACTCGACCGCGTGCACTCACCCGTGGGCCTGGATATCGGCGCGATTACGCCGGAAGAAATTGCCGTGGCCATTGTGGCGGAGATGATTGCTATCCGGCGACATGCGGAGGCGGGTGTGAAAAGGAAACGTGTGGAGCGTAAGGTGATTGGAACCTAG
- a CDS encoding zinc-binding dehydrogenase has product MKAIRFHQFGGPEVLQYEDVPDPQLRKDHVLIRVKACALNHLDLFIRKGLPGIKLPHINGSDIAGEVAELGEYVTDLKVGERVLLAPMTFCGHCVECVGGRQNFCRDFSVLGYSGDGGNCEYIAVSRVNVVPVPESAQLTFEQAASVPLVFTTAWHMLVGRCAIKPGDTVLVLGAGSGVGSAAIQIAKLFNATVITTAGDEQKLAKGFQLGADFGINHYKQTISEEVKKITGRAGVDIVFEHVGSATWMESMKSMKPGGKLVTCGATTGTEAKFDIRFLFARQLSFLGSYMGTMGEMYEVLRHIFSGKLKPVLDRSFPLKEARAAHEYLENSSQFGKVVLIP; this is encoded by the coding sequence ATGAAAGCAATCCGCTTCCACCAATTCGGCGGTCCTGAGGTCTTGCAATACGAAGATGTCCCCGACCCGCAGCTTCGCAAAGACCATGTACTCATTCGGGTCAAGGCCTGTGCCCTGAATCATCTTGATCTCTTCATTCGCAAAGGACTGCCCGGCATCAAGCTGCCGCATATCAATGGCAGCGACATCGCCGGCGAGGTCGCCGAACTGGGCGAATATGTCACAGACCTGAAAGTTGGTGAGCGTGTACTGCTGGCTCCCATGACTTTCTGCGGCCACTGCGTCGAATGCGTCGGCGGACGCCAGAATTTTTGCCGTGACTTCAGCGTCCTCGGTTACTCTGGCGACGGCGGCAACTGCGAATACATCGCGGTGTCCCGTGTCAACGTGGTTCCTGTTCCTGAGAGCGCACAGCTTACCTTCGAGCAGGCAGCCAGTGTTCCTCTGGTCTTTACTACCGCGTGGCACATGCTGGTGGGCCGGTGCGCCATCAAGCCCGGCGATACTGTTCTCGTCTTGGGAGCGGGGTCGGGTGTAGGCAGTGCTGCCATCCAGATTGCCAAGCTCTTCAACGCTACGGTGATTACCACAGCCGGTGACGAGCAGAAGCTGGCCAAAGGCTTCCAACTTGGCGCCGATTTTGGCATCAATCACTACAAGCAGACAATTTCCGAAGAGGTCAAGAAAATCACCGGCCGCGCCGGAGTGGATATCGTCTTCGAGCACGTCGGATCAGCCACCTGGATGGAGAGCATGAAGTCCATGAAACCCGGAGGCAAACTCGTCACCTGCGGCGCCACCACCGGCACCGAAGCTAAATTCGATATCCGCTTCTTATTTGCCCGCCAGCTTTCCTTTTTGGGTTCCTACATGGGAACCATGGGTGAGATGTACGAAGTATTGCGCCACATCTTCAGCGGGAAACTAAAGCCAGTGCTCGACCGCAGCTTTCCTCTGAAAGAAGCCCGCGCCGCCCACGAGTATCTGGAAAACAGCTCCCAATTCGGCAAAGTGGTGCTCATTCCGTAG